A DNA window from Bacteroidota bacterium contains the following coding sequences:
- a CDS encoding permease-like cell division protein FtsX, producing the protein MARQDEKYTRRRLRSSYATTMVSVTLVLFMMGLFGLVILHARKLSDYVKENISVAIIMKEDVKEAGIIQLQKILDASEFTKSTEYITKEEAAEQMTKELGEDFVGFLGYNPLLASIDLRLKADYANEDSIAVIENFILQDKNVKEVFYQKSLVHLINRNIQRIGVILLGFSALLLIISIALINNTIRLSVYSKRFLIKSMQLVGATRGFISRPFIMKGIMQGIYSAFLAIILLAGIVYGARQEFPELVDFRDIDLFAILFGSVILLAVFMTWISTFTAVRRYLRMKADSLYYY; encoded by the coding sequence ATGGCGAGGCAAGATGAAAAATACACACGGCGGCGCCTGCGGTCGTCCTATGCTACTACCATGGTCAGCGTAACGCTGGTTTTGTTTATGATGGGTTTGTTCGGACTGGTCATCCTGCATGCCAGGAAATTGTCGGATTATGTTAAGGAGAACATCAGCGTTGCCATTATTATGAAGGAAGACGTGAAGGAAGCCGGGATCATACAGCTTCAGAAGATCCTGGATGCTTCTGAATTTACAAAATCAACGGAATATATTACCAAGGAGGAAGCGGCCGAACAAATGACGAAAGAGCTGGGGGAGGATTTTGTCGGTTTCCTGGGTTATAATCCCCTGCTTGCTTCCATCGATTTGCGCTTAAAGGCCGATTATGCCAACGAAGACAGCATTGCTGTCATTGAAAATTTCATCCTGCAGGATAAGAACGTAAAAGAAGTGTTTTACCAGAAGTCGCTGGTACACCTTATTAACAGAAACATACAGAGAATAGGGGTGATCCTTCTGGGTTTCAGTGCATTATTATTGATCATATCCATCGCCCTGATTAATAATACCATCCGCCTTTCCGTTTATTCGAAACGTTTCCTGATAAAAAGCATGCAACTGGTTGGAGCTACCAGGGGTTTCATCAGCCGGCCTTTCATCATGAAAGGAATCATGCAGGGAATATACAGCGCTTTCCTGGCGATAATCCTGCTTGCCGGTATTGTTTACGGTGCCCGCCAGGAGTTTCCCGAACTGGTAGATTTTCGGGATATTGACCTGTTTGCCATACTTTTCGGTTCCGTGATACTTCTGGCGGTATTTATGACCTGGATATCCACATTCACGGCTGTCAGGCGCTATCTGCGGATGAAAGCGGATTCGTTGTATTATTATTAA